One region of Carbonactinospora thermoautotrophica genomic DNA includes:
- a CDS encoding ABC transporter substrate-binding protein has product MNTPGGSRAARRFKRLLTLWTALSLLVAACAQGDVDRAGGPPRRGGTLRMIGAGDVDGMDTAVGYTAAADPKTRSRPVPDLAEAIPTPTDGGRTYEFRIRAGARWDTSPPRQITAADVARGFKRLCNPTGRRFGALGYYVGVIAGMDEFCAKFAKVTPAVEEIREFVEGHEIPGVEVVDERTVRFHLTRPAGDFLNILALPASSPVPVEALDHLPDSPEYRAHVISSGPYKIARYEPKKLIHLVRNPAWDPATDQVRKAWVDEIRIDQGYDETPVLRKLESGEADMSWDTFVPPRDISRLQEKQDPKLSSEDDGSLNPYLVINLRSPTAGHALGRLAVRQALNFAVDKQAIMWVCGGPAQVQPHSQILTPPLDGYQQYDLYPTPGNRGDPEQARDLLAQAGYPNGLTLTFLYRDSGKHPAVARQLQADLARAGIRLRLKAVDPDDFYNRYLRDPESGKAGEWDLAAPSWAPDWPGNAARSFFVPLLDGRRYGPGSVNYGGYDSPEVNRLIDEALQTSSPDQAADIWARADRLVMQDAPWVPLLTGRIVNYRAERVRNWVYLPLLKNGDPTNVWLAG; this is encoded by the coding sequence ATGAACACGCCGGGAGGTTCGAGAGCAGCGCGCCGGTTCAAGCGGCTCCTCACGCTGTGGACGGCGCTTTCCCTGCTGGTCGCCGCATGCGCGCAGGGGGACGTCGACCGCGCCGGGGGGCCGCCGCGCCGGGGCGGCACGCTGCGCATGATCGGGGCCGGGGACGTGGACGGCATGGACACCGCCGTCGGGTACACGGCTGCGGCCGACCCCAAGACCCGCTCCCGGCCGGTGCCCGACCTCGCCGAAGCCATCCCCACCCCCACCGACGGCGGGCGCACCTACGAGTTCCGCATCCGAGCCGGCGCCCGGTGGGACACCAGCCCGCCACGGCAGATCACCGCGGCCGACGTGGCACGCGGGTTCAAGCGGCTGTGCAACCCCACCGGTCGGCGGTTCGGGGCGCTCGGGTACTACGTGGGCGTGATCGCCGGGATGGACGAGTTCTGCGCAAAGTTCGCGAAGGTCACGCCCGCGGTCGAGGAGATCCGCGAATTCGTCGAGGGGCACGAGATCCCCGGGGTGGAGGTGGTGGACGAGCGCACCGTGCGCTTCCACCTGACGCGGCCCGCCGGGGACTTCCTCAACATCCTCGCCCTGCCCGCGTCCTCACCGGTCCCGGTCGAGGCGCTCGACCACCTGCCGGACTCCCCGGAGTACCGCGCTCACGTGATCTCCAGCGGGCCGTACAAGATCGCCAGGTACGAGCCGAAGAAACTCATCCACCTGGTGCGCAACCCGGCATGGGACCCGGCCACCGACCAGGTCCGCAAGGCGTGGGTGGACGAGATCCGGATCGACCAGGGGTACGACGAGACGCCGGTGCTGCGGAAGCTGGAGTCCGGCGAGGCGGACATGTCCTGGGACACGTTCGTCCCGCCCAGGGACATCAGCCGGCTGCAGGAGAAGCAGGATCCGAAGCTGTCCAGCGAGGATGACGGCTCGCTCAATCCGTACCTGGTCATCAACCTGCGCAGCCCGACCGCCGGTCACGCGCTCGGCCGCCTGGCGGTCCGCCAGGCGCTGAACTTCGCCGTGGACAAGCAGGCGATCATGTGGGTGTGCGGCGGCCCGGCCCAGGTGCAGCCGCACAGCCAGATCCTGACCCCGCCGCTGGACGGCTACCAGCAGTACGACCTGTATCCGACGCCGGGCAACCGGGGCGACCCGGAGCAGGCGCGCGACCTGCTCGCCCAGGCCGGGTATCCGAACGGGCTCACCCTCACGTTCCTGTACCGCGACTCCGGCAAGCACCCGGCTGTCGCCCGGCAGCTCCAGGCCGACCTGGCCAGGGCCGGCATCCGGCTGCGGCTCAAGGCGGTGGACCCGGACGACTTCTACAACCGTTACCTGCGCGATCCGGAGTCGGGGAAGGCCGGGGAGTGGGACCTGGCCGCGCCGAGCTGGGCGCCGGACTGGCCCGGCAACGCGGCCCGGTCGTTCTTCGTGCCGCTGCTCGACGGCCGCCGGTACGGCCCCGGCTCGGTCAACTACGGCGGGTACGACAGCCCGGAGGTCAACCGGCTCATCGATGAGGCCCTGCAGACCAGCTCGCCGGACCAGGCCGCCGACATCTGGGCCCGGGCCGACCGCTTGGTCATGCAGGACGCCCCCTGGGTGCCGCTGCTCACCGGCAGGATCGTCAACTACCGGGCCGAGCGCGTGCGCAACTGGGTGTACCTGCCGTTGCTGAAGAACGGCGACCCGACGAACGTGTGGCTGGCCGGGTGA
- a CDS encoding MFS transporter: MTFLADLRAVIGGRDFRRLYATRLVSQFTDGLFNVALTSYVFFSPERQPTAGQVAAAFATLLLPYSVVGPFVGVLLDRWRRRQVLVYCNLLRSAMALGVAGLVWARAPEPLFYAAVLATLGINRFFLAGLSAALPHVVAADKLVMANAVSPTSGTLVATLGAAAGFVLNQLAGAGRSGATTLIATAACGYLAAAQVARLLPVGLLGPHYDPNRPQTLEALRNVAVGMADGARHVWERRPAGHALAAIAAQRFLYGLSLISVILLFRNYFNPPEATDAALAGLGTVVAISGLGFFAAAAITPVVTGRASVPAWIVTCLLLAAVGELVFGVPYQEMPLLFGAFLLGFVAQGVKICVDTIVQQEIDDAYRGRVFSLYDVVFNVSFVSAAFFAALALPPTGKSYLVLVLSAVGYALIGLVYWWRSRRYPTGQHAG; the protein is encoded by the coding sequence GTGACGTTCCTGGCGGATTTGCGGGCGGTCATCGGAGGACGGGACTTCCGCCGCCTGTACGCGACGCGCCTGGTGTCCCAGTTCACCGACGGTCTGTTCAACGTCGCGCTGACCTCGTACGTCTTCTTCTCCCCGGAACGGCAGCCCACGGCCGGGCAGGTGGCGGCTGCGTTCGCAACGCTGCTCCTGCCGTACTCGGTGGTGGGGCCGTTCGTCGGCGTGCTGCTCGACCGCTGGCGGCGGCGACAGGTCCTGGTGTACTGCAACCTGCTGCGCTCGGCGATGGCGCTCGGGGTGGCGGGACTCGTGTGGGCCAGGGCGCCGGAGCCGCTGTTCTACGCGGCTGTGCTGGCCACGCTGGGGATCAACCGGTTCTTCCTGGCCGGGTTGTCGGCCGCGCTCCCGCACGTGGTCGCCGCGGACAAGCTGGTGATGGCCAACGCGGTCTCCCCGACCTCCGGGACGTTGGTCGCCACCCTCGGCGCCGCCGCCGGGTTCGTGCTGAACCAACTGGCCGGCGCCGGGCGCAGCGGGGCGACCACGCTGATCGCGACGGCGGCGTGCGGGTACCTGGCGGCGGCGCAGGTGGCGCGCCTGCTGCCGGTCGGGCTGCTCGGGCCGCACTACGACCCGAACCGGCCGCAGACCCTGGAGGCGCTGCGCAACGTCGCCGTCGGCATGGCCGACGGGGCCCGGCACGTGTGGGAGCGACGTCCCGCCGGGCACGCGCTCGCAGCGATCGCGGCGCAGCGGTTCCTGTACGGACTCTCGCTGATCTCGGTGATCCTGCTGTTCCGCAACTACTTCAACCCCCCGGAGGCCACTGACGCCGCACTGGCCGGATTGGGGACGGTGGTCGCGATATCCGGGCTCGGGTTCTTCGCCGCCGCTGCGATCACGCCGGTCGTGACCGGACGCGCGTCCGTGCCCGCCTGGATCGTCACCTGCCTGCTGCTCGCGGCCGTGGGCGAGCTGGTGTTCGGCGTGCCTTACCAGGAGATGCCGCTGCTGTTCGGCGCGTTCCTGTTGGGGTTCGTCGCGCAGGGCGTCAAGATCTGTGTGGACACGATCGTCCAGCAGGAGATCGACGACGCGTACCGGGGGCGGGTGTTCTCCCTGTACGACGTGGTGTTCAACGTCTCGTTCGTGTCGGCGGCGTTCTTCGCCGCGCTGGCGCTGCCGCCAACCGGCAAGTCGTACCTGGTGCTCGTGCTCAGCGCCGTGGGGTACGCGCTGATCGGGCTCGTCTACTGGTGGCGGTCCCGCCGGTACCCGACAGGCCAGCACGCCGGGTGA